The stretch of DNA AGTATTTTCAGATTTCTGTGTTGTTTGGTTCGATgcataaacaaagaaaatggataCTGGACAGGTTTCTCAATCGCCATTAGTTTAGGAAAGGGACGACATGTGTGCTTGATCTCTTCTACTTTCGATCATTTTGTTAGGATGTCGGCAGTTATAGGAACACTATCAATATTGGGTAGGAAAAATTATGACCCTCCTCCCGAGTTTGCGAATGCTCGAATCACATACTAAACCATCAGTAGTGGAAATACTCGTGCATCCAGCACAAGCAGCAACTCCAGTCAAACTAAACCATCAGTAGGCTTAGGGCGCTTCACGACTGCCTCGAAGCCATGGTTCTTCAGGTTGAAGAGAACATGGGCTCTTCAAACTAAAAGCTAGAAAAGTTTATTGCAGAAGCAGAGTTGGAACCGGATTTCTGGTTTTCATCGTTATAGGGTGTCTGTTAAAATAAACTCCTATAGATATGAAATGATGGATCATATACTATTTATGACTTATAATTTAGAAATCTCTAAGGGTATCACCGAGAGTTGTCGTTGCTTTGGAGGAGTTCCAAGAACGCATGAACAATGATTTTGAGCTTTCTAAGAAAGAAGGGAACCCTAAATTGAAATGCCTGGAATGTGTGGGTTAAAAATCAAGTATATTGCAGCGGTTGGAAAGGAGTTGCAAAACAAAGAGGTATCTCATGGCATTGGGTTGGAGAAATCAACAAATGCAATTGCAATTAGGGTTCCAAGTACAGATGAAAATGTTGGTGAGAACTTTGTAAGATCCCTTCTCCAACAATCAAAGAAAGTGGATGACAATTTGTGCCAACAAGGTGAGAACAAAGCTAAAATATGAGATGATTCTTTGTCGGTGTGTTCTAGGGTTCATCATCAATACTCTGATGAAAGAaacaagagaaggaaaagaactAGTCAAATGAAAGAATCCTTCAAGCACAAAAACTTGAGCAAGATTTCCTGTAAAGACAATGCTCTGCCTACACAATGTCTAATACCAAACCCTCCGAGCAACATTCAGGAGTATGCTAGTAAAATCCAACTCCAACAGCACCACAACCTAGAAACATTTAGGAGTGGGTAAAATTGACAATCATGCAAGCACGTGTAAGAGGAGTGATATGGCAAACCCAAGTTCTTGGACATCTTGATATCAAGGAACATATATGGCATCCATAAGAAATAGTAGAGCATTCAATGAGTCCAACATGATAACCCCAGGAATTTGAGCGAATGTAGAAATTGGAGCTCAAATCTCCTAATGTTGCTCATAGAAAAAGTAAGTGTATACTCCAAAGTTCCTCAATGACAGGTCATTCTGATCCCTATGGCTATACCTGGATTTCCTACATGACATTATTGGCACCTCCTTCACCACACTGCCACCGCCAGTCAACAACATGCACTTGGAGACAGATTATCTCAACAATCAAAATCAAGTCTCACCAAAATTAATGCATTTGTTAAAACACAAATGCAAAGCAAAAATATGCTACTGAATAGATAAAGATTCTATCGAATTAAACTTGCAAGTGTAAGGGAGCTCTATAGAAGCACCGCAACTATTGTACGCAAAGATTTAAAGGATGCATTCATTGTTGTAAAGCAAAGACTTTGACTACAAGTTATATCCACTCATGAAACAGCTCAGTCTACAAAATAGTTCAACATCTCTATTGTGAACACATCAAAATACGACAAAACCTCAGTTCCCTTCATATTTTGGGTCAGCCATCACATAATGGTATGCTATCACCAGTGCAAAAATGAAGACGCCAAGAAAATTGGCAAAGAAGCCGAGGTCTTGATCATCAAAcatctgttaaaaaaatatgcaaaaaatagCAAATTAGTACCAGGAACCAGCCGGAATATTGCAATGCCCTTTCTCATTCTTGTTAAAAAGGAATTCCCAGAAGTAAACAAGAAACATTAATAGAGGCCATATCAAAGTGAACTCAAGCTCAAACTATAATTTCCCTCGAATATAAGTGACAAATTAAAAATGAACGCTTTCTAGAAAGTCAATTTCTTACCCAGTTACGGACTTAAACCCGTCCCCATGGCCGTACAAGATACCCATTACAGCACAGAAAGAGCAAATTTACAATTCATAAAAACAGATCAAGGATCGGAATTCAAACAAAACCGAAGTTAAAACTGTGATTTTCTTTCCGGAATTAACTGTAAGTAATTTTACGGATTACCAGGAAAAGCAGCTCAGATTACAGGTTCCCAGAccaaaatttaacaaaaaagtgCAATCCATAAATTTTGAAGCCCAAAATGGAAAAAGGAAATTAGTCAAATTACTGTTATGAACCCAATTAATTTGGGCTGGGCTTGATGGGCCTCCAActtgttatcttttattttaattgattgttaGAGTTGTTAGTGGCCCACGGGTCTAGATAAGTGGCCCATGGCCTTTTGCTGGTAGTTGTTGAATGAAGGGGCATCTTCTAGTATATTTATAGGGGAGGGGGTGGTGGTGGAGGGATGGGAAAtctagaagattctaagtttgttttgtttatcTGGAGGAAGGAATTCCCTCAAAGAATTCCAGCATAACCATCCAATACCATTTCCATATTTCCATATTTTGTCAAACACATCGCATGCATATTGCATTTCCAACGCAGTAGCCTTCTATCCCCATTTCCATCACTTTTCCCTTGATACAAGCAGCCACCCAATCAGGCCccttacaagtggtatctagagcccACGATCTTGCCATGGAGCTGAGTAATGCAGAACTTCAagtatgttttcaaaattatcaCCGTGCACTCTATGATGAATTGTATAGAGATCCTGGACAAATGGTCCTTACAGTGAAAtgttaaaatggaaaaaatttaaaaatcttagtTGAACCTTCCTTTACGATTTATTATGTGAAGCTGAACATTGAATATGCACATGGAAGACATATCTATCCATTGGAACAACAAATATTGAAGAATGGAGATGTTCTTCTGGAAGATGAGGTTGAGTTAACAGACACAAAAATACTGAGAACTGGGTATCTTCTTCTGGGTATGAGGGAAGAATTCGGCTCAAAAAAATTTGAGGGAGTAGAAAAGGAAGCTACGGATTCAACCAAAGAAATACAAAACTCAGTACTGCAGATGGCAAATGAATCGACAGATGAAGATGAACTTGTAGACGAAGGAAAAGAAGAGGCAATCAAAGTGGAGAAGAGATTTGGAGAGAGACGAAgcgagaaagagaaaaacaaaactcatgGCCATCCCAAAAAATCACTCACTTCTCAGAAACCTCACCATCCCCAAAAATCACTCGCATCTCAGAAACCCCACCATCCCAATAAATCACAAGCCCAACCCTCTTCACATTCCAAAAATCTCTTCAGCGACGCCTTCCTTGGATCCAAGATGTGGGCCAAGCTCACTGCCAACCTGCAACAGCCTGAAAATCTGATGGGTAAGAAACTATTTGCTCACTCTCTGTTTGATATATTGCCA from Juglans regia cultivar Chandler chromosome 4, Walnut 2.0, whole genome shotgun sequence encodes:
- the LOC109006790 gene encoding dolichyl-diphosphooligosaccharide--protein glycosyltransferase subunit 4A produces the protein MFDDQDLGFFANFLGVFIFALVIAYHYVMADPKYEGN